Proteins from a genomic interval of Polaribacter sp. Q13:
- the cmk gene encoding (d)CMP kinase, protein MSKKIIIAIDGFSSTGKSTIAKLLAKKYNYIYVDTGAMYRAVTLFAKQNSFVGKDFLDKEALVSSLKDISLTFQFNKELGFAEMFLNGENVEKEIRTLEVSQLVSKVATISAVRKKLVAEQQIMGENSGIVMDGRDIGTVVFPGAELKLFMTASADKRATRRYKELVDRGDKVDFKDILFNVEERDRIDSTREDSPLMKAIDAIGFDNSDMGITEQFERICTLVDRKLSE, encoded by the coding sequence ATGAGTAAAAAAATTATTATTGCAATTGATGGATTTTCATCTACCGGTAAAAGTACCATTGCTAAATTACTAGCAAAAAAGTATAATTATATTTATGTAGATACTGGTGCAATGTACAGAGCTGTTACTTTGTTTGCAAAACAAAATAGTTTTGTAGGTAAAGATTTTTTAGATAAAGAAGCACTTGTTTCTAGTTTAAAAGATATTTCTCTTACTTTTCAGTTTAACAAGGAATTGGGTTTTGCGGAAATGTTTTTGAATGGTGAAAATGTTGAGAAAGAAATTAGGACTTTAGAGGTATCTCAATTGGTTAGTAAAGTAGCTACTATTTCTGCAGTAAGAAAAAAGTTGGTGGCTGAACAACAAATAATGGGAGAAAATAGTGGAATTGTTATGGACGGTAGAGATATTGGTACTGTTGTTTTTCCGGGTGCAGAACTGAAATTATTTATGACCGCATCTGCGGATAAAAGGGCAACCAGACGTTATAAAGAGTTGGTTGATAGAGGTGATAAAGTGGATTTTAAAGATATTCTTTTTAATGTTGAAGAAAGAGATAGAATTGATTCTACGAGAGAAGACTCTCCTTTAATGAAAGCAATTGATGCAATTGGTTTTGATAATTCTGATATGGGAATTACAGAGCAATTTGAACGTATTTGTACGTTAGTAGATAGAAAACTTTCTGAATAA
- a CDS encoding 7-carboxy-7-deazaguanine synthase QueE — MDKKTKDLVNKGIMLPLMEEFYTIQGEGSHTGTAAYFIRVGGCDVGCHWCDVKESWNAELHPPTLADTIVKNVTKHAKTVVITGGEPLMWPMNYITELLQQNNIKTHIETSGAYSFSGKWDWFCLSPKKTKMPLDECYPEADELKMIIHNKSDFDFAEQEAAKVGEKCQLFLQPEWSKKEKMTPEIVDYVMKNPKWKISLQTHKYLNIP; from the coding sequence ATGGATAAAAAGACAAAAGATTTAGTAAACAAAGGTATTATGCTTCCGTTAATGGAAGAGTTTTATACAATACAAGGTGAAGGTTCTCATACAGGCACTGCAGCTTATTTTATTAGAGTTGGTGGTTGCGATGTGGGTTGCCATTGGTGTGATGTTAAAGAAAGTTGGAATGCAGAATTGCACCCACCAACCCTAGCAGATACAATTGTAAAGAATGTAACAAAACACGCTAAAACGGTTGTTATTACGGGTGGAGAACCTTTAATGTGGCCAATGAATTATATTACAGAATTACTTCAGCAGAATAATATAAAAACACATATAGAAACTTCTGGAGCCTATTCTTTTTCCGGAAAATGGGATTGGTTTTGTCTTTCACCAAAGAAAACAAAAATGCCTTTAGACGAATGTTATCCAGAAGCAGACGAACTTAAAATGATTATTCATAACAAGTCAGATTTTGATTTTGCTGAACAAGAAGCTGCCAAAGTTGGCGAAAAATGCCAGTTATTTTTACAACCAGAATGGAGTAAAAAAGAAAAAATGACACCAGAAATTGTAGATTATGTGATGAAAAATCCGAAATGGAAAATTTCTTTACAAACGCATAAATACCTGAATATTCCATAA
- the rpsA gene encoding 30S ribosomal protein S1: protein MSEETKNTEEQLVATEVQETATPAVDPQQFLADFNWHKYEQGIEAVDEEKLQAFEKALEGTVGFVNERDVIEGTVIRITDRDAIIDINSKSEGVISLNEFRYNQGLAVGDKVEVLVDKREDSSGQLVLSHKKARVIKAWERVNNAHETGEVVNGFVKCRTRGGMIVDVFGIEAFLPGSQIDVKPIRDYDQYVEKTMEFKVVKINHEFKNVVVSHKALIEADIELQKKEIIGQLEKGQVLEGIVKNITSYGVFVDLGGVDGLVHITDLSWSRINHPNEVVELDQKLNVVILDFDDNKSRIQLGLKQLSAHPWEALNTDLKVGDKVTGEVVVLADYGAFVEVEQGVEGLIHVSEMSWSTHLRSAQDFVKVGDKVEAQILTLDREDRKMSLGIKQLHPDPWTDITTKYPVGSTHTGTVRNYTNFGVFVELEEGIDGLVYISDLSWTKKVKHPSDFVTVGDKLEVQVLELDVENRKLNLGHKQTQDNPWDAHEATYAIGSKHTGTIKEKNDKGAVVTFADGVEGFAPTRFLEKEDGSKLEKGDTIEFVVLEFSKEYRRVVVSHTSLFKEQEKRNVKVAVKKAAEAEKTTLGDIGGLAALKKKMEEGK from the coding sequence ATGTCTGAAGAAACAAAAAACACTGAAGAGCAATTAGTTGCTACTGAAGTACAAGAAACAGCGACTCCAGCTGTAGATCCACAACAATTTTTAGCTGATTTTAACTGGCACAAATACGAACAAGGTATTGAAGCTGTTGATGAGGAAAAATTACAAGCATTTGAAAAAGCGTTAGAAGGAACTGTAGGTTTTGTAAACGAGCGTGACGTAATTGAAGGAACTGTAATCAGAATTACTGATAGAGATGCAATCATCGATATCAACTCTAAATCTGAAGGAGTTATTTCTTTAAACGAATTCCGTTACAACCAAGGTTTAGCTGTTGGAGATAAAGTAGAAGTATTAGTTGACAAAAGAGAAGATTCTTCTGGTCAGTTAGTATTATCTCACAAAAAAGCAAGAGTTATTAAAGCATGGGAACGTGTTAACAATGCTCATGAAACTGGTGAAGTAGTTAACGGTTTCGTTAAATGTAGAACTAGAGGTGGTATGATTGTAGATGTTTTCGGAATCGAAGCATTCTTACCAGGATCTCAAATTGACGTTAAGCCAATTAGAGATTACGATCAATATGTTGAGAAAACAATGGAATTCAAAGTTGTTAAAATCAACCACGAATTTAAAAACGTTGTTGTATCTCATAAAGCTCTTATTGAAGCTGATATTGAATTACAGAAAAAAGAAATTATTGGTCAATTAGAAAAAGGACAAGTATTAGAAGGTATTGTTAAAAACATTACTTCTTATGGTGTCTTTGTTGATTTAGGTGGTGTAGACGGATTAGTACATATTACTGATTTATCTTGGTCAAGAATCAATCATCCTAATGAGGTTGTAGAATTAGATCAAAAATTAAACGTTGTAATTTTAGACTTTGATGATAACAAATCTAGAATTCAATTAGGTTTAAAACAATTATCTGCTCATCCTTGGGAAGCTTTAAACACTGACTTAAAAGTTGGAGATAAAGTAACTGGTGAAGTTGTTGTTTTAGCTGATTATGGTGCGTTTGTAGAAGTAGAACAAGGAGTAGAAGGGTTAATTCACGTTTCTGAAATGTCTTGGTCAACTCACTTACGTTCTGCACAAGATTTCGTAAAAGTTGGAGATAAAGTTGAAGCTCAAATTTTAACTTTAGACCGTGAAGACCGTAAAATGTCTTTAGGTATTAAACAATTACACCCAGATCCTTGGACAGATATTACTACTAAATATCCTGTAGGTTCTACTCACACTGGTACAGTTCGTAACTATACTAACTTTGGTGTATTCGTAGAATTAGAAGAAGGTATTGATGGTTTAGTTTATATCTCAGACTTATCTTGGACTAAGAAAGTGAAACATCCTTCAGATTTTGTAACTGTTGGTGATAAGCTTGAAGTACAAGTATTAGAATTAGATGTAGAGAACAGAAAGTTAAACTTAGGTCATAAGCAAACTCAAGATAACCCTTGGGATGCACATGAAGCTACGTATGCAATCGGTTCTAAGCACACAGGAACAATCAAAGAAAAGAATGATAAAGGAGCAGTTGTAACTTTCGCTGATGGCGTAGAAGGATTTGCACCTACAAGATTCTTAGAAAAAGAAGATGGTTCTAAATTAGAAAAAGGAGACACAATAGAATTTGTAGTTTTAGAATTCTCTAAAGAATACAGAAGAGTTGTTGTTTCTCATACATCTTTATTTAAAGAGCAAGAGAAAAGAAATGTGAAAGTTGCCGTTAAGAAAGCAGCAGAAGCAGAAAAAACTACCTTAGGAGATATTGGTGGTCTTGCAGCATTAAAGAAAAAAATGGAAGAAGGTAAATAA
- the glmM gene encoding phosphoglucosamine mutase gives MTLIKSISGIRGTIGGKTADNLTPIDAVKFASAYGAFIKARNAGKKKIKVVIGRDARISGKMISSLVANTLVGLGIDVIDLGLSTTPTVEVAVPLEKADGGIILTASHNPKQWNALKLLNEKGEFLNGAEGEQILALAESEDFSFAEVDDLGSYKKNKKYLKKHIKEVLKLDLVDVKAIKKAKFKVVVDGVNSTGGIFIPALLKELGVKCIELYCTPNGQFPHNPEPLKEHLTDISELVVKKKADFGIVVDPDVDRLALISEDGSMFGEEYTLVACADYVLGKLGGGNTVSNLSSSRALRDVTQKHGGTYTASAVGEVNVVIKMKETNTVIGGEGNGGIIYPASHYGRDSLVGVALFLSHLANKKISCKELRDSYPSYFMSKNKIQLTPEIDVDKILETMASTYSNEDVNTIDGVKIDFADEWIHLRKSNTEPIIRIYTEAKSQQAADDLAVRFINEIKAIIA, from the coding sequence ATGACATTAATAAAATCAATATCAGGAATTAGAGGAACCATTGGTGGAAAAACTGCTGATAATTTAACACCAATAGATGCAGTAAAGTTTGCTTCTGCTTACGGTGCATTTATTAAAGCAAGAAATGCAGGTAAGAAAAAAATAAAAGTGGTTATTGGTAGAGATGCTCGTATTTCTGGTAAAATGATATCTAGTTTAGTAGCGAATACGTTAGTTGGTTTAGGAATAGATGTAATCGATTTAGGTTTATCTACAACACCAACCGTAGAAGTTGCTGTACCTTTAGAAAAAGCAGATGGAGGAATCATCTTAACCGCTTCTCACAATCCAAAACAATGGAATGCTTTAAAATTATTAAACGAAAAAGGAGAATTCTTAAACGGAGCAGAAGGAGAACAAATTTTAGCTTTAGCAGAAAGTGAAGATTTCTCTTTTGCAGAAGTAGACGATTTAGGTTCTTACAAAAAGAACAAAAAATACTTAAAAAAGCACATTAAAGAAGTCTTAAAGTTAGATTTAGTAGATGTAAAAGCCATTAAAAAAGCAAAATTTAAGGTAGTTGTAGATGGAGTAAATTCTACAGGAGGAATTTTTATTCCTGCTTTATTAAAAGAATTAGGTGTAAAATGTATTGAATTATACTGTACACCAAACGGACAGTTTCCTCACAATCCAGAACCATTAAAAGAGCACTTAACAGATATATCTGAATTAGTAGTTAAGAAAAAAGCAGATTTCGGAATTGTAGTGGATCCAGATGTAGATCGTTTGGCTTTAATTTCTGAAGACGGTTCTATGTTCGGAGAAGAATATACATTAGTTGCTTGTGCAGATTATGTTTTAGGGAAATTAGGAGGAGGAAATACGGTTTCTAATTTATCATCTTCTAGAGCCTTAAGAGATGTTACCCAAAAACATGGCGGAACATACACTGCTTCTGCAGTTGGTGAAGTAAATGTGGTTATCAAAATGAAAGAAACCAATACAGTAATTGGTGGAGAAGGAAATGGCGGAATCATTTATCCTGCTTCTCATTATGGTAGAGATTCTCTAGTAGGTGTTGCTTTGTTTTTATCGCATTTAGCAAATAAAAAAATATCTTGTAAAGAATTAAGAGATTCTTACCCAAGTTATTTTATGAGTAAAAATAAAATTCAGTTAACACCAGAAATAGATGTTGACAAGATTTTAGAAACAATGGCGTCTACCTATTCTAACGAAGATGTTAATACAATAGATGGTGTAAAAATTGATTTTGCAGACGAATGGATTCATTTAAGAAAATCGAATACAGAACCAATTATTAGAATTTATACAGAAGCAAAATCACAGCAAGCTGCAGATGACTTAGCAGTAAGATTTATCAATGAAATTAAAGCAATTATAGCATAA
- a CDS encoding lysophospholipid acyltransferase family protein, whose product MHLIVFSLIYPFIWLFSKLPMRILYLISDGLYYLNYYIIGYRKKVVLENLRLAFPEKSEKEIIKISKGFLRHLSDFIVETIKTFTISEKEISKRIKYKNIDLLKEVAKNGKSISLVGIHQANWEWLTGLPLQIKKPDFYAAYTKVENKYFEKVVKMSRSKFGGTLYRTTDTIRNIHRNFVNKKQGIYILLSDQSPIINKTHYWSEFMGIKVPIHTGAEALAKRYDMSFVYWTTRKIKRGYYEVEFELITENPKEYKDYQLTDKFLEITERNIRNQPEVYLWSHKRFKHRNKVPKEFL is encoded by the coding sequence ATGCATTTAATAGTCTTTAGTCTTATATATCCTTTCATCTGGTTATTTTCTAAACTTCCTATGAGGATATTATACCTAATTTCCGATGGACTTTACTACTTAAACTACTATATTATTGGTTATAGAAAAAAAGTTGTACTAGAAAATTTACGTTTAGCTTTTCCTGAAAAAAGTGAGAAAGAAATTATAAAAATAAGTAAAGGTTTTCTTAGACATCTTTCCGATTTTATTGTAGAAACGATAAAAACCTTTACAATTTCCGAAAAAGAAATTTCCAAAAGAATAAAATATAAAAATATTGATTTACTTAAAGAAGTTGCAAAAAACGGAAAAAGTATTTCGTTAGTTGGAATTCATCAAGCAAATTGGGAATGGCTTACGGGTTTACCTTTACAAATTAAAAAACCAGATTTTTATGCTGCTTATACTAAGGTCGAAAATAAGTATTTTGAAAAGGTTGTTAAAATGTCTCGCTCTAAATTTGGCGGAACACTGTATAGAACAACAGATACAATAAGAAATATTCACAGGAATTTTGTAAATAAAAAACAAGGAATTTATATTTTGTTAAGCGATCAATCTCCAATAATAAATAAAACTCATTATTGGTCTGAATTTATGGGAATAAAAGTTCCTATTCATACGGGTGCCGAAGCATTAGCTAAAAGGTACGATATGTCTTTTGTATATTGGACGACAAGAAAAATTAAAAGAGGTTATTATGAAGTAGAATTTGAATTGATTACTGAAAACCCAAAAGAATATAAAGATTACCAACTTACCGATAAGTTTTTAGAAATAACGGAAAGGAATATTAGAAACCAACCAGAGGTTTATTTATGGTCTCACAAACGTTTTAAACATAGAAATAAAGTACCAAAAGAGTTTTTATAA
- a CDS encoding rhomboid family intramembrane serine protease: MMNNINQAVLLLIIANVLVSMKGFKDYAFLDKYKFQVGKVLSGEKIRTITSGFLHVDWMHLGFNMYALYLFGDIVVHILGVVNFLIIYFGSLLAGSLYSLRYHKNDPYYSAIGASGAVSGIVYASILLYPGMELYLFFIPIPIPGYIFGVGYLLYSIYGMKKQLGNVGHSAHLGGAIGGFVISLLLNPSLFNTNKILVISLGIPIILLLLFGDKLKNL, translated from the coding sequence ATGATGAATAATATAAATCAAGCAGTTTTATTACTAATTATAGCCAATGTTTTGGTTTCTATGAAAGGGTTTAAGGATTATGCTTTTCTAGACAAATATAAATTTCAAGTAGGTAAAGTTTTATCTGGCGAAAAAATAAGAACAATTACCTCTGGTTTTCTGCATGTTGATTGGATGCATCTTGGTTTTAATATGTATGCTTTATATCTTTTTGGAGATATTGTAGTACATATTTTAGGAGTTGTAAATTTTTTAATTATTTATTTTGGTAGTCTATTAGCAGGCAGTTTATATTCACTTAGATACCACAAAAATGATCCTTATTATAGTGCCATAGGTGCCTCTGGTGCAGTTTCTGGTATTGTATATGCATCTATACTTTTATATCCGGGAATGGAACTGTATTTATTTTTTATTCCAATACCAATTCCTGGTTATATTTTTGGAGTTGGGTATTTACTATATTCAATTTACGGAATGAAAAAGCAATTGGGTAATGTCGGTCATTCTGCACATTTAGGGGGAGCTATAGGAGGTTTTGTAATATCACTTTTATTAAACCCTTCATTATTTAATACAAATAAGATTTTAGTTATCTCATTGGGTATCCCAATTATTTTGTTATTACTTTTTGGTGATAAATTAAAAAATTTATAA
- a CDS encoding Smr/MutS family protein, producing the protein MNLEIGNKVAVLDDVLKGKVININGDEIFVETTDGMVFKFHSSELVRIDVEQHELSKYSDINNALLKDKIAQNPPKKSLFKKEKKEVILEVDLHINKLAKSTKYMDNYDMLNLQLDTAKNKVEFAISKRISKVVFIHGVGEGVLRSELQRLLSKYPVKFYDASYKKYGLGATEVYIFQNPN; encoded by the coding sequence ATGAATTTAGAAATTGGAAATAAGGTAGCCGTTTTAGATGATGTTCTAAAAGGAAAAGTCATCAATATTAATGGTGATGAGATTTTTGTAGAAACTACGGATGGTATGGTGTTTAAGTTTCATTCGTCTGAGTTAGTTAGAATTGATGTAGAGCAACATGAATTATCTAAATATAGCGATATAAATAATGCTTTATTAAAAGATAAGATAGCCCAAAATCCACCGAAGAAAAGTTTATTCAAAAAGGAAAAAAAGGAAGTGATTTTAGAAGTCGATTTACATATAAATAAACTTGCAAAATCTACAAAATATATGGATAATTATGATATGTTAAATCTTCAGCTAGATACCGCAAAAAACAAAGTAGAGTTTGCTATTTCTAAAAGAATTTCTAAAGTAGTCTTTATTCATGGAGTAGGAGAAGGAGTATTAAGATCAGAACTTCAAAGATTGTTAAGTAAATACCCTGTTAAATTTTATGATGCTTCCTATAAGAAATATGGATTAGGAGCAACAGAGGTTTACATTTTTCAAAACCCTAATTAA
- a CDS encoding cysteine desulfurase family protein: MNTVYLDSAATTQIDDEVIDVIYTSMKSNYGNPSSIHHFGRKAKTAVETARKKIAKHFNVTASEIIFTAGGTEADNLILHNAVFNLGVKRIITSKIEHHAVLHTCNHLEKTHHIIVDYVDVDEFGTVNTKHLEELLSASKEKTLVSLMLINNEIGNILDIDTIAVICKNNNALFHSDTVQAITHYPIDLQKIPVDFIVASAHKFHGPKGVGFAFFRKGFGILPMLHGGDQEMGARSSTENVHAILGMEKALEIAIKNLDKDKKDIENLKGYFMTELKSLSKNIQFNGLSSDLEKSSYTILNVRFPFTNEMLLFSLDMAEIAVSGGSACQSGSNKGSHVLREILNDADADKTSVRFSFSKYTTKQEIDFVVNYLRENI, from the coding sequence ATGAATACTGTTTATTTAGATAGCGCAGCAACCACACAAATAGATGATGAAGTTATAGATGTAATATATACTTCTATGAAAAGTAATTATGGTAATCCTTCATCAATTCATCATTTTGGAAGAAAAGCAAAAACTGCGGTAGAAACTGCAAGGAAAAAAATTGCGAAACATTTTAATGTAACTGCAAGTGAAATTATTTTTACTGCAGGAGGTACAGAAGCAGATAATTTAATTTTACACAATGCTGTTTTTAATCTTGGAGTTAAAAGAATTATTACATCTAAAATAGAGCATCATGCCGTTTTACATACGTGTAATCATTTAGAAAAAACACATCACATTATTGTAGATTATGTTGATGTTGATGAATTTGGAACAGTTAATACTAAACATTTAGAAGAACTTTTATCAGCTTCAAAAGAAAAAACATTAGTAAGTTTAATGTTGATAAATAATGAAATTGGTAACATTTTAGATATTGATACTATTGCTGTAATTTGTAAAAATAACAATGCATTATTTCATTCAGATACTGTACAAGCTATTACTCATTATCCAATTGATTTACAAAAAATACCTGTAGATTTTATTGTAGCAAGTGCACATAAGTTTCATGGACCAAAAGGTGTAGGGTTTGCCTTTTTTAGAAAAGGATTTGGAATTTTACCGATGCTTCATGGTGGCGATCAAGAAATGGGAGCTAGGTCTAGTACAGAAAATGTACATGCAATTTTAGGCATGGAAAAAGCATTAGAAATTGCAATTAAAAATTTAGATAAGGACAAAAAAGATATAGAAAATTTAAAAGGATATTTTATGACTGAATTAAAGAGTCTTTCTAAAAATATTCAGTTTAACGGACTTTCTTCAGACTTAGAAAAAAGTAGTTATACCATTTTAAATGTGCGTTTTCCTTTTACAAATGAGATGCTTTTATTTAGTTTAGATATGGCTGAAATTGCTGTTTCTGGTGGAAGTGCATGCCAAAGTGGAAGCAATAAAGGTTCACATGTTTTAAGAGAAATTTTAAATGATGCTGATGCCGATAAAACTTCAGTTCGTTTTTCTTTTTCAAAATATACTACAAAACAAGAAATAGACTTTGTAGTAAATTATTTAAGAGAAAATATTTAA
- a CDS encoding FdhF/YdeP family oxidoreductase has translation MSKKLNEQPPEKLTGIRLTEVPKTAVGVKAIVSALTHIKNEVGVTKGIQLLSKLNQKDGFDCPGCAWPDPDEKRAFLAEYCENGAKAVAEEATKNKVSPIFFTTHSVQELSELTDYEIGKSGRITHPMYLPEGATNYEEISWKKAFKLIGEELNSLNSPDEAIFYTSGRTSNEAAFLYQLFVRQFGTNNLPDCSNMCHESSGVALSQTLGIGKGSVTLDDFNHTDLVIVIGQNPGTNHPRMLSALGETKKQGGKIITINPLPEVGLMNYKDPQNPLKWIGSGQDLTDLFLPVKINGDVALLKIILKLMKEKEDAEPNSVFNHQFIEEKTAGLETLLEDLDKYSIDTLLPQTGLTLEQIKETTDLIINNKNIIICWAMGLTQHKNGVDNIREVVNILLLKGSIGKKGAGTCPVRGHSNVQGDRTMGIWERPPASFLDNLEKEFEFKAPRKFGFDVVEAIEAMYKKDAKVFLGMGGNFISATPDTTFTAKALQNCNLTVQVSTKLNRSHLITGKKAIILPCLGRTEKDFQEKGEQFVSVENSMGVVHQSKGTLAPCASQLLSEAAIVAGIANATLPNSTTNWLELISNYDFIRDKIEATIPGFTNFNERVRIKGGFYLPNNARENDFTPTKTGKANFSINKPSEIELEKNQFMMMTIRTHDQYNTTIYGLNDRYRGVLNERRVIFMNENDMNSLHLKKLDLVDLTSHFKNEERIAKGFLVVPYDIPNQCTATYFPEANVLVPLKSKADISNTPTSKTVIITIKKR, from the coding sequence ATGTCTAAAAAATTAAACGAACAACCTCCCGAAAAATTAACAGGAATTCGTTTAACAGAAGTTCCAAAAACTGCTGTTGGTGTAAAGGCTATTGTTTCTGCTTTAACTCATATAAAGAATGAAGTTGGTGTTACAAAAGGGATTCAATTGTTATCAAAACTAAATCAAAAAGATGGTTTTGATTGCCCTGGTTGTGCATGGCCAGATCCTGATGAGAAAAGGGCTTTTTTAGCAGAATATTGCGAAAATGGAGCTAAAGCAGTAGCAGAAGAAGCAACTAAAAATAAAGTCTCTCCTATATTTTTTACAACACATTCTGTGCAAGAATTGTCTGAATTAACAGATTATGAAATTGGTAAAAGTGGTCGAATTACACACCCCATGTATTTACCTGAAGGAGCAACTAATTACGAAGAAATTTCTTGGAAAAAAGCTTTTAAATTAATTGGTGAAGAATTAAATTCTTTAAACTCGCCAGATGAAGCCATTTTTTACACTTCTGGCAGAACTAGTAATGAAGCCGCTTTTTTATATCAATTATTTGTGCGCCAATTTGGGACAAATAATTTACCAGATTGCTCTAATATGTGCCATGAATCTAGTGGTGTTGCACTTTCTCAAACACTAGGAATAGGAAAAGGTTCTGTTACGTTAGACGATTTTAATCATACAGATTTAGTCATTGTTATTGGGCAAAACCCAGGGACAAACCACCCAAGAATGTTAAGTGCTTTAGGTGAAACAAAAAAACAAGGTGGAAAAATAATAACGATAAATCCGCTACCAGAAGTTGGTTTAATGAATTATAAAGATCCTCAAAATCCTTTAAAATGGATTGGTAGTGGACAAGATTTAACCGATTTATTTTTACCTGTAAAAATTAATGGTGATGTTGCTTTATTAAAAATCATCTTAAAGTTGATGAAAGAAAAAGAAGATGCTGAACCTAATTCTGTTTTCAATCATCAATTTATTGAAGAAAAAACAGCGGGCTTAGAAACTCTTTTAGAAGATTTAGACAAATATTCTATAGATACCTTATTACCACAAACTGGTTTAACATTAGAACAAATTAAGGAAACTACAGACCTAATTATCAACAATAAGAATATAATTATTTGTTGGGCAATGGGTTTAACTCAACATAAAAATGGGGTTGATAATATCCGTGAGGTTGTAAACATCTTATTATTAAAAGGTAGTATAGGAAAAAAAGGAGCAGGAACTTGTCCTGTGCGTGGTCATTCAAATGTGCAAGGAGATAGAACCATGGGAATTTGGGAAAGACCGCCAGCTTCCTTTCTAGATAATTTAGAAAAAGAGTTTGAATTTAAAGCCCCAAGAAAATTTGGTTTTGATGTTGTAGAAGCTATAGAAGCCATGTATAAAAAAGATGCGAAAGTGTTTTTGGGAATGGGTGGTAATTTTATTTCTGCTACTCCAGATACTACTTTTACTGCAAAAGCATTACAAAACTGTAACTTAACAGTGCAAGTATCAACCAAACTAAATAGAAGTCATTTAATTACAGGTAAAAAAGCAATAATTTTACCCTGTTTAGGAAGAACAGAAAAAGATTTCCAAGAAAAAGGAGAACAATTTGTTTCTGTAGAAAACTCCATGGGTGTTGTGCATCAATCTAAAGGAACCTTAGCTCCTTGTGCAAGTCAATTATTAAGTGAAGCTGCAATTGTAGCGGGCATTGCTAATGCTACATTACCAAATTCAACAACCAATTGGTTAGAATTAATTTCTAATTACGACTTTATTCGTGATAAAATTGAAGCAACCATTCCTGGTTTTACAAATTTTAATGAACGTGTAAGAATTAAAGGCGGATTTTATTTACCAAACAATGCACGAGAAAACGATTTTACACCAACAAAAACTGGTAAAGCTAATTTTAGCATTAATAAACCTTCTGAAATTGAGTTAGAAAAAAATCAATTTATGATGATGACCATTAGAACTCATGACCAATACAACACTACCATTTACGGTTTAAATGATAGATACAGAGGTGTTTTAAATGAAAGAAGAGTTATTTTTATGAATGAAAACGACATGAATTCATTACATTTAAAAAAATTAGATTTAGTTGATTTAACAAGTCATTTTAAGAATGAAGAAAGAATAGCAAAAGGTTTTTTGGTTGTTCCTTATGACATTCCTAATCAATGTACAGCTACTTATTTTCCAGAAGCCAATGTACTCGTACCTTTAAAAAGTAAAGCAGATATTAGTAATACTCCTACTTCTAAAACAGTAATTATTACCATCAAAAAAAGATAA